From Pseudomonas sp. G.S.17, the proteins below share one genomic window:
- a CDS encoding TRZ/ATZ family hydrolase codes for MLNPSAPLDLLLLPTWLVPVEPAGVVLKEHGLGIRDGCIVYIGPRAEAMKQTTLETLELPGMLLSPGLINAHGHAAMTLFRGLADDLPLMTWLEEHIWPAEGKWVNEDFVRDGTDLAIAEQIKGGITCFSDMYFFPKVAADRVHISGMRAQITVPVLDFPIPGARTTDEALHTGVELFNDLIHHPRITVAFGPHAPYTIGDDNLEKIRVIADELDAMIQMHVHETAFEVGQAVELTGERPLARLNRLGMLGPRFQAVHMTQISDEDMALLVESNSSVIHCPESNLKLASGFCPVERLWQAGVNVAVGTDGAASNNDLDLLGETRTAALLAKAVAGSATALDAHRALRMATLNGARALGIAQVTGSLEIGKAADIVAFDLSGLAQQPIYDPVSQLIYATGRDCVSHVWVAGQQLLENRRLTRMDEQALCETAKAWGQRISGHTGHTE; via the coding sequence ATGCTCAACCCCTCAGCGCCCCTCGATCTCCTGCTCCTGCCCACCTGGCTGGTGCCGGTCGAACCTGCTGGCGTGGTGCTCAAGGAGCACGGCCTGGGTATTCGCGATGGCTGTATCGTTTATATCGGTCCCCGCGCCGAAGCGATGAAGCAAACGACGCTGGAAACCCTGGAATTGCCGGGCATGTTGCTCAGCCCCGGCTTGATCAACGCCCACGGCCACGCGGCGATGACGCTGTTTCGTGGCCTGGCCGACGACTTGCCTTTGATGACCTGGCTGGAAGAACACATCTGGCCCGCCGAAGGCAAATGGGTCAACGAAGACTTTGTTCGCGACGGCACCGATCTGGCGATTGCCGAGCAGATAAAAGGTGGCATCACCTGTTTCTCGGACATGTACTTCTTCCCGAAAGTTGCCGCCGATCGCGTGCATATCAGCGGCATGCGCGCGCAAATCACCGTACCGGTGCTGGATTTCCCGATTCCTGGCGCCCGCACCACCGACGAAGCACTGCACACCGGCGTCGAGCTGTTCAACGACCTGATCCATCACCCGCGCATAACAGTCGCATTCGGCCCCCACGCGCCGTACACCATCGGCGATGACAACCTGGAGAAGATCCGGGTCATCGCCGATGAACTCGACGCGATGATTCAGATGCATGTTCACGAAACGGCCTTTGAAGTCGGGCAAGCTGTTGAGCTGACCGGCGAGCGGCCGCTGGCCCGCCTGAACCGCCTGGGCATGCTCGGGCCGCGCTTTCAGGCTGTGCACATGACCCAAATCAGCGATGAGGACATGGCTTTGCTAGTAGAAAGCAACTCCAGCGTCATTCATTGCCCTGAGTCGAACCTGAAACTGGCCAGCGGTTTCTGCCCGGTCGAACGTCTGTGGCAGGCTGGCGTCAATGTAGCTGTGGGCACCGATGGCGCGGCGAGCAACAACGATCTGGATTTGCTGGGCGAAACCCGCACCGCAGCGCTGTTGGCGAAAGCGGTCGCTGGCTCTGCCACGGCGCTGGACGCCCATCGCGCCTTGCGCATGGCCACGCTGAATGGCGCGCGCGCGTTGGGTATTGCGCAGGTCACCGGCTCGCTGGAGATCGGCAAGGCGGCAGATATCGTCGCCTTCGATCTGAGCGGCCTGGCCCAGCAGCCGATTTACGATCCGGTCTCGCAGCTTATATACGCCACCGGCCGTGATTGCGTCAGTCATGTCTGGGTGGCCGGCCAGCAGTTGCTGGAAAACCGCCGCTTGACGCGCATGGATGAACAGGCGCTGTGCGAAACCGCCAAAGCCTGGGGCCAGCGCATTTCAGGCCACACCGGCCACACCGAATAA
- the ubiG gene encoding bifunctional 2-polyprenyl-6-hydroxyphenol methylase/3-demethylubiquinol 3-O-methyltransferase UbiG, with product MSNVDHAEIAKFEALAHRWWDRNSEFKPLHDINPLRVNWIDERVNLAGKKVLDVGCGGGILSEAMALRGATVTGIDMGEAPLAVARLHQLESGVSVEYRQITAEDLAEELPEQFDVVTCLEMLEHVPDPSSVIRACFRMVKPGGQVFFSTINRNPKAYLFAIVGAEYIMGLLPRGTHDFKKFIRPSELGAWSRAAGLQVKDIIGLTYNPLTKHYKLASDVDVNYMIQTLREA from the coding sequence ATGAGCAACGTCGACCACGCTGAAATCGCCAAATTCGAAGCCTTGGCCCATCGCTGGTGGGATCGCAACAGCGAATTCAAGCCGCTGCACGATATCAATCCACTGCGCGTGAACTGGATCGACGAGCGCGTCAATCTGGCCGGCAAGAAGGTGCTCGACGTCGGCTGTGGCGGCGGCATTCTCAGTGAAGCCATGGCCCTGCGCGGCGCGACGGTTACCGGTATCGACATGGGCGAAGCGCCGCTGGCGGTGGCTCGACTGCACCAGCTGGAGTCCGGCGTCAGCGTCGAATATCGGCAGATCACCGCCGAAGACCTGGCCGAGGAGCTGCCGGAGCAGTTCGACGTGGTGACCTGCCTGGAAATGCTGGAACACGTGCCTGATCCCTCCTCGGTGATCCGCGCCTGTTTCCGCATGGTCAAACCCGGCGGCCAGGTGTTCTTCTCGACCATCAACCGCAATCCCAAGGCGTATCTGTTCGCCATTGTCGGCGCTGAATACATCATGGGCCTGCTGCCGCGCGGCACTCACGATTTCAAGAAATTCATTCGCCCTTCCGAACTGGGTGCGTGGAGCCGTGCTGCCGGCCTGCAGGTCAAGGACATCATCGGCCTGACTTACAACCCGCTGACCAAGCATTACAAGCTGGCGTCGGATGTCGACGTCAACTACATGATTCAGACCCTGCGGGAGGCGTAA
- the mupP gene encoding N-acetylmuramic acid 6-phosphate phosphatase MupP, translating to MRLRAVLFDMDGTLLDTAPDFIAICQAMLAERGLPAVDDKLIRDEVSGGAKAMVAATFALSPNAEEFEALRLEFLERYQRDCAVHSKLFDGMAELLADIEKANLIWGVVTNKPVRFAQPIMEQLGLAERSALLICPDHVTHSKPHPEPLILACKMLDLDPASVLFVGDDLRDIESGRDAGTKTAAVRYGYIHPHDNPDHWGADVVVDHPLDLRKVLDNALCGC from the coding sequence ATGCGTTTGAGAGCGGTTCTATTCGACATGGACGGCACCCTGCTCGACACCGCTCCGGACTTCATCGCCATCTGTCAGGCGATGTTGGCGGAACGCGGCCTGCCGGCGGTAGACGACAAGCTGATTCGTGACGAGGTTTCCGGCGGCGCCAAGGCGATGGTCGCCGCGACGTTCGCCCTGTCGCCCAACGCCGAAGAGTTCGAGGCGCTGCGCCTGGAGTTCCTTGAACGCTATCAGCGCGACTGCGCGGTCCACAGCAAACTGTTCGATGGCATGGCCGAGCTGTTGGCGGACATCGAGAAAGCCAATCTGATCTGGGGCGTTGTCACCAACAAACCGGTGCGTTTCGCCCAGCCGATCATGGAACAGCTTGGGCTGGCGGAACGCTCGGCACTGCTGATCTGCCCGGATCACGTCACCCACAGCAAACCCCATCCGGAACCGCTGATCCTGGCCTGCAAGATGCTCGACCTGGACCCGGCCAGCGTGCTGTTTGTCGGTGACGACCTGCGTGACATCGAATCCGGTCGCGATGCGGGTACCAAAACCGCCGCCGTGCGCTACGGCTATATCCATCCGCATGACAATCCCGATCATTGGGGTGCGGATGTAGTGGTCGATCATCCGCTGGACCTGCGCAAGGTGCTGGATAACGCGTTGTGCGGGTGCTGA
- a CDS encoding YciK family oxidoreductase, producing the protein MFDYSPRPDLLTGRIILITGAGRGIGAAAAKTYAAHGATVLLLGKTEANLTQVYDEIEAAGHPQPVVIPFNLETAQPHQYDELAAMIETEFGHLDGLLHNASIIGPRTPLEQLSGENFMRVMQINVNAMFMLTSTLLPLLKLSTDASVVFTSSSVGRKGRAYWGAYGVSKFATEGLMQTLADELDTVAAVRSNSINPGGTRTSMRAHAYPAENPLNNPTPEEIMPVYLYLMGPDSTGVNGQAYNAQ; encoded by the coding sequence ATGTTCGATTACTCCCCTCGTCCTGACCTGCTGACCGGTCGGATAATTCTTATTACCGGTGCCGGTCGCGGCATTGGTGCAGCTGCTGCCAAAACCTACGCGGCCCACGGCGCGACCGTGCTGCTGCTGGGCAAGACCGAAGCCAATCTGACTCAGGTCTATGACGAGATCGAAGCGGCTGGCCATCCCCAACCGGTGGTAATCCCGTTCAACCTGGAAACTGCCCAGCCTCATCAATACGATGAACTGGCAGCGATGATCGAAACTGAATTCGGTCACCTGGACGGCCTGCTGCACAATGCGTCGATCATCGGCCCGCGCACGCCGCTGGAGCAGCTGTCCGGCGAGAACTTCATGCGTGTCATGCAGATCAACGTCAACGCGATGTTCATGCTGACCAGCACGCTGTTGCCACTGCTTAAACTGTCCACGGATGCGTCGGTGGTGTTCACCTCCAGCAGCGTCGGACGCAAGGGTCGTGCTTACTGGGGCGCTTATGGCGTGTCCAAGTTCGCCACTGAAGGCCTGATGCAAACCCTCGCCGACGAACTCGACACCGTCGCGGCGGTGCGCTCCAACAGCATCAACCCCGGCGGAACCCGCACCAGCATGCGCGCCCATGCCTATCCCGCCGAAAACCCGCTGAATAACCCGACGCCCGAAGAAATCATGCCGGTCTATCTGTACCTGATGGGTCCCGACAGCACAGGGGTAAACGGCCAGGCTTACAACGCCCAATAA
- a CDS encoding GGDEF domain-containing protein, translating into MISPTQTNNTNAIDFDAAKLQRLGFCNRQSQHIVPPPVDLPQLIHQLGLHLQTSLEVERVLSIFFQGVQRWMSLSALTYDHRDSDLHLQLGERSHHSANYSLSNEGEYLGTLLFQRNQRFTEQELADLESLLACLLFPMRNALLYRSATQSALRDPLTGAGNRIAMDQTLSREIEVARRHKQPLSLLMLDIDHFKQVNDTYGHSSGDEVLKAISLAIKGQLRNIDRVFRYGGEEFLIVLSNTGRESAAMIGERLRQASHDLIYPILDHPLELTVSLGCSTLLPAESADSLLRRADAALYVAKREGRNRLAMAS; encoded by the coding sequence ATGATTTCTCCTACCCAGACCAACAATACCAACGCTATTGATTTCGACGCCGCCAAATTGCAACGACTGGGTTTTTGTAATAGGCAAAGTCAACACATCGTACCGCCGCCTGTCGACTTGCCCCAGTTGATACATCAACTCGGCCTGCATTTACAGACCAGTCTGGAAGTGGAACGGGTCCTCTCGATTTTTTTTCAAGGCGTGCAGCGCTGGATGTCCCTCAGTGCACTGACCTATGACCACCGTGACAGCGATTTGCATCTGCAGCTCGGCGAACGCTCGCATCACAGCGCGAACTACAGCCTGAGTAACGAAGGCGAATACCTGGGAACCCTGCTGTTCCAGCGTAACCAACGGTTTACCGAGCAAGAGCTCGCAGACCTTGAGTCGCTGCTGGCCTGCCTGCTGTTCCCGATGCGTAATGCGCTGCTGTACCGCTCTGCCACGCAGAGCGCCCTGCGCGATCCGTTGACCGGTGCGGGTAACCGGATTGCGATGGACCAGACCCTGTCTCGGGAAATCGAAGTCGCCCGTCGCCACAAGCAGCCGTTGTCGTTGCTGATGCTGGACATCGACCACTTCAAGCAGGTCAACGATACTTACGGGCATTCCTCGGGTGATGAAGTACTCAAGGCTATTTCACTGGCGATCAAAGGGCAGCTGCGCAATATCGACCGGGTCTTCCGCTACGGCGGTGAAGAGTTCCTGATTGTGCTGTCGAACACCGGCCGCGAATCCGCGGCAATGATCGGTGAACGCCTGCGTCAGGCTTCGCACGACTTGATCTACCCGATTCTGGACCATCCGCTGGAGCTGACCGTCAGCCTCGGATGTTCGACACTGCTGCCGGCAGAGTCTGCCGACAGCCTGTTGCGTCGTGCCGATGCCGCGCTCTATGTCGCAAAGCGCGAAGGCCGTAATCGGCTGGCCATGGCAAGTTAA
- a CDS encoding iron-containing redox enzyme family protein, with protein MIDAFSRNGPLMEASSYPVWAQQLIQECSSAKSKVVEHELYRRMRDGQLSPKIMRQYLIGGWPVVEQFAVYMANNLAKTRFARHPGEDMARRWLMRNIRVELNHADYWINWSEAHGVSLDDLKAQRVSPHLHALSHWCWHTSSADSLIVAIAATNYAIEGATGEWSAVVCSSGEYAESFPQESRKRAMKWLKMHAQYDDSHPWEALEIICTLAGNNPSQHLQAELRQAVIKSYDYMFLFLEHCMQLDKAAQRTRAAELES; from the coding sequence GTGATCGACGCTTTCAGCAGAAACGGTCCGCTTATGGAAGCCAGTAGTTATCCAGTTTGGGCACAGCAGCTAATCCAGGAATGCAGCAGTGCCAAATCGAAGGTCGTCGAACATGAGCTGTATCGACGTATGCGTGACGGCCAACTTAGTCCGAAGATCATGCGTCAGTATTTGATTGGCGGATGGCCGGTAGTTGAACAGTTCGCGGTATATATGGCTAACAATCTAGCCAAGACCCGTTTCGCCCGCCATCCCGGTGAAGATATGGCGCGGCGCTGGCTGATGCGCAATATTCGGGTGGAACTCAATCACGCCGATTACTGGATCAACTGGAGTGAGGCTCACGGCGTTTCTCTGGATGACCTGAAGGCGCAGCGGGTATCGCCGCACTTACATGCGTTAAGTCATTGGTGTTGGCATACCAGCTCGGCCGATTCGCTTATCGTGGCAATCGCGGCGACGAACTACGCCATCGAGGGCGCTACGGGGGAATGGTCGGCAGTGGTGTGTTCCAGCGGCGAGTACGCGGAGTCGTTTCCGCAAGAGTCAAGAAAGCGCGCCATGAAGTGGCTGAAGATGCACGCGCAATACGACGATTCGCATCCATGGGAGGCGCTGGAGATCATCTGCACCCTGGCGGGTAACAACCCGAGTCAGCACTTGCAGGCTGAGTTGCGGCAGGCAGTCATCAAGAGTTATGACTATATGTTCTTGTTTCTGGAGCACTGCATGCAACTGGACAAGGCGGCGCAGCGTACGCGGGCGGCCGAGCTTGAAAGCTGA
- a CDS encoding EAL domain-containing protein: protein MRQKRILEKPRLLGVVWPFIAVALFQALLGCVSLYTLSAVRSYVAGESLWSKGQKDAIFYLSLYANSRDELDYLNYQQAIAVPKGGHLARLALDQPKPALDLARQGILQGGNDPDDVSGIIWLYLNFQHYGYMQKAVDLWVQGDDYLTQLDDIAHQMHERINSGEATYGDAVRWRTDIITINENVTPTAKAFSDALGAGSRSILRLLLIVNLATAVVLIILALLRTDKLLAQRHAFADALQIEKERAQITLESIGEGVITTDVEGSIVYMNPAAERLTHWKNGQASGLPLAALFSLLDENDQKDSHSLIERILSGKLIGGSEHSKLIQRLDGSTVSVALVGSPIQTDGNISGTVLVLHDMTQEHQYIANLSWQATHDALTGLANRREFEQRLDLALIGLTRQPNRHSVMYLDLDQFKLVNDTSGHAAGDELLRHICALLQQSLREGDTLARLGGDEFGILLEDCPPLLAEKIAETLRQTVQSLHFVWKGRPFVTTVSIGLVHISHVPTTLEASLRAADMACYMAKEKGRNRVQVYHADDSEVSVRFGEMAWIQRLHLALEENRFCLYAQEISDISQGGGQAGHIEILLRLRDESGRMIQPDSFIPAAERYGLMTTLDRWVVQNVFKIIAQCAEDKSYDGPLVVCAINLSGSSIGDDAFLEYLKLQFRTYEIAPSSICFEITETSAIANLGSAIRFINELKSLGCQFSLDDFCAGMSSFAYLKHLPVDFLKIDGSFVKDMLDNPINRAMVEVINHIGHVMGKRTIAEFVETPEIEEALREIGVDFAQGFLIERPALFTCESLRPRPVRSKTLLFSTPGIFR from the coding sequence ATGAGGCAAAAGCGGATACTCGAAAAGCCCCGGCTGCTGGGGGTCGTCTGGCCATTTATTGCTGTTGCGTTGTTCCAGGCTTTGCTTGGCTGCGTCAGCCTGTACACGCTGTCAGCCGTGCGCAGCTATGTCGCCGGCGAGAGCCTCTGGTCCAAAGGGCAAAAGGACGCCATCTTTTACCTGAGTCTTTACGCCAACAGCCGTGACGAGCTCGACTATCTCAACTATCAACAAGCCATCGCCGTGCCCAAGGGCGGCCATCTGGCGCGACTGGCACTGGACCAACCCAAGCCGGCACTCGATCTTGCGCGGCAAGGCATCTTGCAGGGCGGCAACGACCCCGACGATGTTTCTGGAATCATTTGGCTGTACCTGAATTTTCAGCACTATGGCTATATGCAAAAGGCCGTGGATCTGTGGGTTCAAGGCGACGACTACTTGACGCAACTGGATGATATTGCGCACCAGATGCATGAGCGCATCAACTCGGGCGAAGCCACTTACGGCGATGCCGTGCGCTGGCGAACCGATATCATTACGATCAATGAAAATGTGACGCCTACGGCGAAAGCCTTCAGCGACGCGCTGGGCGCAGGATCGAGGAGTATTCTGCGGCTGTTATTGATCGTCAATCTTGCGACTGCCGTGGTCCTGATCATTCTGGCTTTGTTGCGAACCGACAAGCTGCTCGCCCAGCGACACGCATTTGCCGATGCATTGCAGATCGAGAAGGAACGGGCGCAAATCACCCTGGAATCCATTGGCGAAGGGGTCATCACGACGGACGTCGAAGGCTCGATCGTCTACATGAACCCGGCGGCTGAAAGGTTGACGCACTGGAAGAATGGCCAGGCCAGCGGATTGCCTCTGGCGGCGTTATTCAGCCTGCTTGACGAAAATGATCAGAAGGACAGCCATAGCCTGATCGAGCGCATCCTCAGCGGCAAATTGATTGGCGGCAGCGAACATTCCAAGTTGATTCAGCGGCTCGACGGCAGCACGGTCTCGGTCGCTTTGGTGGGTTCACCGATCCAGACCGATGGCAATATCAGCGGTACCGTGCTGGTGCTGCACGACATGACGCAGGAGCACCAATACATTGCCAATCTGTCCTGGCAGGCCACCCACGATGCGCTGACCGGTCTCGCCAATCGACGGGAGTTCGAGCAGCGTCTGGATCTCGCGCTGATCGGTCTGACCCGTCAGCCGAATCGGCATTCGGTGATGTACCTGGATCTTGATCAATTCAAATTGGTCAACGACACCAGCGGGCATGCGGCGGGTGATGAGCTGTTGCGGCATATCTGCGCGTTGCTGCAGCAAAGCCTGCGTGAAGGCGACACCCTCGCCAGACTGGGCGGCGACGAGTTCGGCATATTGCTGGAAGACTGCCCGCCGCTACTGGCGGAAAAGATCGCCGAAACCCTGCGCCAGACCGTGCAAAGCCTGCATTTTGTCTGGAAAGGCCGGCCGTTTGTCACCACCGTCAGCATCGGCCTGGTGCATATCTCCCATGTTCCAACCACCCTTGAGGCTTCGCTGCGCGCCGCTGATATGGCGTGCTACATGGCCAAGGAAAAGGGCCGCAATCGCGTGCAGGTCTATCACGCAGACGATTCAGAGGTCTCCGTGCGTTTCGGCGAGATGGCCTGGATCCAGCGCTTGCATCTGGCCCTGGAAGAAAACCGCTTCTGCCTGTATGCCCAGGAAATCTCCGACATCAGCCAAGGCGGCGGCCAGGCGGGACATATCGAGATCCTGCTGCGGTTGCGTGACGAGTCCGGGCGGATGATCCAGCCCGACAGTTTTATCCCGGCCGCCGAACGCTATGGCTTGATGACCACACTGGATCGCTGGGTGGTGCAGAACGTGTTCAAGATCATTGCGCAATGCGCCGAGGATAAAAGCTACGACGGCCCGCTGGTGGTCTGTGCGATCAACCTGTCCGGTTCCAGTATTGGTGACGATGCATTTCTTGAATACCTGAAGCTGCAATTTCGCACTTATGAAATCGCACCTTCATCGATTTGCTTCGAAATCACCGAAACCAGCGCCATCGCCAATCTGGGAAGTGCAATTCGTTTCATCAATGAATTGAAAAGCCTGGGGTGCCAGTTTTCACTCGATGACTTTTGTGCCGGAATGTCGTCGTTTGCATACCTCAAACACTTGCCCGTGGACTTTTTGAAGATCGACGGAAGTTTTGTCAAAGACATGCTCGACAATCCCATCAATAGAGCTATGGTCGAAGTGATCAATCACATTGGTCATGTCATGGGCAAGCGCACCATTGCCGAGTTTGTCGAGACACCGGAAATTGAAGAGGCATTGCGGGAAATTGGAGTGGACTTTGCCCAAGGATTTCTGATCGAGCGTCCAGCATTGTTTACCTGTGAAAGTCTGCGCCCCCGGCCAGTGCGGAGCAAAACATTGCTGTTCAGCACGCCCGGAATATTTCGCTGA
- a CDS encoding ABC transporter ATP-binding protein: MVINPWKISRRCSVDGWSVPPVHEPEQPGSEQSGRIDRLSWAEIRRLATRHKKALWIANGVAVLATLCSVPIPLLLPLLVDEVLLGHGDSALKFMNHFLPGSLQTSVGYIGLMLLATVCLRLGALVFNVIQARLFARLSKDIVYRVRIRLIERLKRISLGEYESLGGGTVTTHLVTDLDTVDKFIGDTLSRFLVAMLTLAGTAGILVWMHWQLALLIMLFNPLVIYATVKLGKRVKHLKKQENDSTSRFTQALTETLDSIQEVRAGNRQGYFLGRLGLRAQEVRDYAIASQWKSDASSRASGLLFQFGIDIFRAAAMLTVLFSDLSIGQMLAVFSYLWFMIGPVEQLLNLQYAWYAAGGALTRINELLARADEPQYPGGVDPFAEQETVGVEIRGLSFAYGEENVLDQLNLTIAPGEKVAIVGASGGGKSTLVQLLLGLYTAQSGTIRFGGASLEEIGLETVRENVAVVLQHPALFNDTVRANLSMGRERSDEACWRALEIAQLAPTIRAFPDGLDSIVGRSGVRLSGGQRQRLAIARMVLSDPKVVILDEATSALDAATEYSLHQALSRFLHGRTTLIIAHRLSAVKQADRVLVFDGGSIAEEGVHQQLIADGGLYARLYGHLQHI; the protein is encoded by the coding sequence ATGGTTATCAATCCCTGGAAGATCTCTCGCCGCTGCTCGGTCGATGGCTGGAGCGTGCCGCCTGTGCATGAACCCGAGCAACCTGGCAGCGAACAGTCCGGGCGCATTGATCGGCTGAGCTGGGCAGAAATTCGACGTCTGGCCACGCGCCATAAAAAAGCTTTGTGGATCGCCAATGGCGTAGCGGTGCTGGCGACCTTGTGCAGCGTGCCGATTCCATTGCTGCTGCCGTTGCTGGTGGATGAGGTGCTGCTCGGGCATGGTGACAGCGCCCTCAAATTCATGAACCACTTCCTGCCCGGCAGCCTGCAAACCTCGGTCGGCTATATCGGCCTGATGCTGCTCGCCACGGTGTGCCTGCGCCTGGGTGCGCTGGTGTTCAACGTCATTCAGGCACGGCTTTTCGCCCGGTTGTCCAAGGACATCGTCTACCGGGTTCGTATCCGGCTGATCGAGCGGCTCAAGCGGATATCCCTGGGTGAATATGAAAGCCTCGGCGGTGGCACCGTGACCACGCATCTGGTCACCGATCTCGACACCGTGGACAAATTCATCGGCGACACGCTCAGCCGCTTTTTGGTTGCCATGCTGACCCTGGCCGGAACTGCGGGGATTCTGGTGTGGATGCACTGGCAGCTTGCCCTGTTGATCATGCTGTTCAACCCGCTGGTGATTTATGCCACGGTCAAGCTGGGCAAGCGGGTCAAGCATCTGAAGAAGCAGGAAAACGACAGCACCTCGCGCTTTACCCAGGCCCTGACTGAAACCCTGGACTCGATCCAGGAAGTTCGCGCCGGCAATCGTCAGGGCTACTTTCTCGGACGGCTTGGGCTGCGCGCCCAGGAAGTTCGCGATTACGCCATCGCCTCGCAATGGAAAAGCGATGCTTCAAGCCGTGCCAGCGGGCTGTTGTTTCAGTTCGGCATCGATATCTTTCGTGCCGCAGCGATGCTCACAGTATTGTTTTCCGATTTGTCCATCGGGCAGATGCTCGCGGTGTTCAGTTACCTGTGGTTCATGATCGGTCCGGTCGAGCAATTATTGAATCTGCAATACGCCTGGTACGCCGCTGGCGGCGCACTGACGCGGATCAACGAGTTGCTGGCTCGCGCCGACGAGCCGCAATATCCGGGCGGTGTCGATCCGTTTGCGGAGCAGGAAACCGTCGGCGTTGAAATTCGCGGCCTGAGTTTCGCCTATGGCGAAGAGAATGTTCTGGACCAATTGAACCTGACCATCGCCCCCGGCGAGAAAGTCGCCATCGTGGGTGCCAGTGGCGGCGGTAAAAGCACGCTGGTGCAACTGCTGCTGGGGCTGTACACGGCGCAATCCGGCACGATCCGTTTCGGTGGGGCGAGCCTGGAGGAAATCGGTCTGGAAACTGTCCGGGAAAACGTCGCAGTGGTTCTGCAACATCCCGCGCTGTTCAACGACACGGTGCGCGCCAACCTGAGCATGGGCCGCGAGCGCAGCGACGAAGCCTGCTGGCGGGCGCTGGAGATTGCTCAACTGGCGCCGACGATTCGCGCCTTCCCCGATGGGCTGGACAGTATCGTCGGGCGTTCCGGGGTGCGCTTGTCGGGCGGGCAGCGCCAGCGATTGGCCATCGCCAGAATGGTGTTGTCCGACCCCAAGGTGGTGATCCTCGACGAAGCCACCTCGGCGCTGGATGCCGCGACTGAATACAGCCTGCATCAAGCCTTGTCGCGCTTCCTTCACGGGCGCACGACGCTGATCATCGCGCACCGCCTGTCAGCTGTGAAACAGGCGGATCGGGTGCTGGTGTTCGATGGCGGCAGTATTGCCGAAGAGGGTGTTCATCAACAGCTGATTGCCGATGGCGGACTGTACGCCAGGCTTTACGGGCATCTGCAACATATCTGA
- a CDS encoding DsbA family protein, which produces MCSWCWGFADVAKALVEQAQAGGMTLQLVMGGLRTGSGAALEPATRRYILEHWQAVAQTTGQPFRFDDALPDGFVYDTEPACRAVVAARSLDPDSAWRLVRLIQQAFYLDGRDVTQAALLTELAEQAGLPRIEFAEAFDSAEQHAATAADFAWVQDLGIAGFPTLLAERNGQLALLTNGYQSLEDLSPLLGRWLERAACA; this is translated from the coding sequence ATGTGTTCCTGGTGCTGGGGCTTTGCCGATGTGGCCAAGGCGCTGGTGGAGCAGGCGCAGGCGGGTGGCATGACCTTGCAATTGGTGATGGGCGGGTTGCGCACCGGCAGCGGTGCCGCGCTGGAGCCGGCAACCCGTCGGTATATCCTCGAACACTGGCAGGCCGTGGCGCAAACCACCGGGCAACCCTTTCGGTTTGACGATGCGTTGCCTGATGGTTTTGTCTACGACACCGAGCCTGCCTGTCGGGCGGTGGTGGCTGCGCGCAGCCTTGATCCGGACAGCGCGTGGCGCCTGGTCAGACTCATTCAACAAGCGTTCTATCTTGATGGCCGCGATGTAACCCAGGCCGCGTTGCTGACCGAACTGGCCGAGCAGGCTGGCTTGCCACGCATTGAATTCGCCGAGGCGTTCGACAGCGCTGAGCAGCATGCCGCGACGGCTGCTGATTTTGCCTGGGTCCAGGACCTCGGTATCGCCGGTTTTCCGACCTTGCTGGCTGAGCGCAACGGTCAGCTGGCGTTGCTGACCAATGGTTATCAATCCCTGGAAGATCTCTCGCCGCTGCTCGGTCGATGGCTGGAGCGTGCCGCCTGTGCATGA